A section of the Triticum dicoccoides isolate Atlit2015 ecotype Zavitan chromosome 7A, WEW_v2.0, whole genome shotgun sequence genome encodes:
- the LOC119328274 gene encoding uncharacterized protein LOC119328274, producing the protein MNPFHTATVLSVLLLMCFANHGQSRNLGHQDMGSGRKITIPPGGLCVKTSCSGVTAHVCFCCLIDSTCHSSLAECEKESYCQRSSSILDAAAATARAPSTPSYLI; encoded by the exons ATGAACCCCTTCCATACAGCAACCGTGCTCTCGGTGCTCCTTCTCATGTGCTTCGCTAATCATGGGCAAT CCAGAAACTTGGGTCATCAGGACATGGGAAGCGGCAGGAAGATCACGATACCGCCGGGCGGGCTGTGCGTCAAAACATCCTGCTCAGGTGTCACGGCGCACGTGTGTTTCTGCTGTTTGATTGACAGCACCTGCCACAGCTCGTTGGCGGAGTGCGAGAAAGAGTCATACTGTCAAAGATCATCTTCCATCCTAGACGCCGCCGCGGCGACGGCCCGTGCTCCGTCGACACCCTCCTATCTGATCTAG